TCTCGTTCGGCCAGCTTTTCCAGTTCGGCTTTGCCTGCATAGCGAAGTATCAGCCGGCTGCCATTCTGCTGCATGGTTTTATAATTGCCTTGTCTGATGTCGACTGCCGGAAACTTGAGCTGCATATCTGCGGGCAGTTCCACATATCCGCTCACCAGCGAGGCAGTGTTTATCTGCGCCAGCAGTTCTTCACGGGTTTTATCTTTGAACACCACCTGCCGGAATTCCAGAGGAACACTCTCTTTTTTTGGCAAGTTTCTTGATAGCAGTACATTTAAGCACTGCTGGTATATTCATAATATTGCCTTAGTGGACTTCAATAAATCAGCCATTAATTAAGTCGTAGCGTGAACTGCGAATGTTGCACGGTTCACCGATATAAAGTGAAAAGTTAATAATACGTTATCACTTTTAACTGTTTCACACAATCATTCTAACCCAGCAATTATTTCGTTTTATTTGCTGAATAATTATTATTGATTATGAATATGTATAGTGCTATTATGTGGGTATATACCCACATAAAGGAGTAATTAAAGATGTCCCCTTTTACAAGAAAACCAAGATATTGCAGGCCATTTTTCGGTTCGGAATTTTTCAAACCCCGCGGCATTCCGTTGTCTGAGCTGGAAATAATTTCACTGGAATTAGATGAACTGGAAGCGTTTCATTTATGTGATTATGAAGAATTGAGCCAGATGGAGGCAGCCGAAAGAATGAATATATCCGCCAGTACTTTACAAAGATTATTGTATTCAGGACGTAAAAAAATTGCTGAGGCTCTTTATTCTTCAAAAGCATTGGAGATAAAAACATCAGATAATATTACGATGAAAACAGAAAAGAAAGAAATGCCGATTGTGGCAAACAGAAAAAGAAAAGGGCAATGCTGGAAAAACATATGATAACCAATTTTACTCAAGAAGAGATCGAAAATAACCACCTTCAATATGTGTCCAGGTTATCTTTTTACAAAGAACAGGGATTTGATCAAATTAGAGCCAGACAGAATATAATTAAACAACTAAACAAGGATTGCCTTACAGTTTTAGAGATCGGGACAGGGAAAGGTTACCTGACCAAAGAAATAGCAAAAAAATATAAAACAGTTGTATCAATTGACCTGGACCCTGTTGATCAGAGAATAGCGGCACTGAATGCGGCGTATGAGAATGTATCGGATAGAATAGAATTTATTATAGATAATGGGGAAAAGTTGAAATTCCCCGATAATTTTTTTGATGTGGTAATCTCTGCCTTTACCTTTCATCACCTTGTCAAACCTTTCACGGTAATTGATGAAATGATGCGCCTGACGGGGAAACAACTTATTATTTCTGATTTCAATGAAAAGGGGTTTGCTATAATCAACAAGTCTCATGACCTGGAAGGCAGAAAACATGATAAAGGCTCAAATGACTTTAATATTGTGGGAATGTATTTAGAGAATTATGGCTTTAAGGTAAAAAAAGTTGCTGACTTGGAGCAGATAATATTTATAGCTGAAAGGTGGTGAAAATATGTTATCAAAAATAGCTCTGGACATTTCAAAAGTTAAAAAAGAAAAACTTGATCTGGAAATATTAAGAGCAGGTTTAATAGCTGAATTAGATGCTATAAATCTTTATGAGCAAATGGCGGACATGACTCAGGATAAGAGCATAAAAAAAATTCTTTTAGATATAGCCAAGGAAGAAAAGACTCATGTCGGAGAATTTCAAGCTCTTTTATTGGAAAGAGATAAAGAACAAGTAAAGGAACTGGAAGCAGGTAAAAAAGAAGTTAAAGAAGAGTTGTCCAAAAAAGATTAACTTATATTTGGCTTCAATAGAAAGGAGGTGATTAATATGCCAAGAAGAGATGGAACAGGGCCGATGGGACAAGGGCCGATGACCGGAAGAGGTATGGGGGCATGTGCTCCTAATACTGGTTCTATTCGTAATTTTTTTGGATTTGGCCGAGGACGAGGAGCCGGTATGGGCCATAGCAGAGGAATGGGATTGGGCCGCATGATGCCGTGGAATTGGGAAACGAACAAAACCAAAGATACAACAGAGAGATAAACTAATAAATCGTTTATATTAAGGAGATGAAGCAATGCGAATAGCTATTACAACCGATGGAGATTTTGTGTCTGCGCATTTTGGACAATGTCCGGCTTTCACTATAATCGATATCGAGGATAACAAGGTTAAGAACAAACAACTAGTGCCTAATAATGCTGAACATGGCGGTGGAGGTTGTATCGCAGTTGATGAAATTTTAAAGCACAAAATACAACATGTAATTTCCGGTGGAATGGGAATGGGAGCAAAACAAAAATTTGCAGCGGCAAATGTCAACGTTACAGGTTTTACGGGGACTGTCGATGATGCTATTAAAGCATTTTTAACTAATTCAACCAGTGAGCTTTCATCTTGCAAGGAACATGGCGACTGTCATTAAAGGAGAAAATATTATGAAAATAGCTATTACATCGACTGGGAATGAGCTTAACTCAGATATGGATCCACGGTTCGGACGAGCGCAATATTACATTATTTATGATATTGATCATGATGAGATCATGGAAATCATTAACAATAATGATAATATGAACGCTTCGGGAGGTGCGGGAACAAGCGCTGCGCAGATTATCGCTGCTAAAGGCGCGGAGGCTGTTATCTCGGGTAACTTTGGCCCAAATGCTACCAAAGGGCTTACTGGTTTTGGAATAAAAATGTTTCAATCAGAGGTCAAAAAAATTGACATGGTTATTGCAGATTATAAAGCCAAAAAGTTAAATATTGTTTCCAACGCAACTGTGGCTGGCCATCATTGAGATGAAAATTGCTGTAGCAAGCGGTAAAGGAGGAACCGGAAAAACACTTATTTCTACGAACATTTTTAATATTTTAAGTGACGCTATCTATCTGGATTGTGATGTGGAGGAGCCCAATGGACATATCTTTCTGAAAACCGAAACAATACGGAAAGAATCGGTTTATATTCCGGTCCCTGAGATAAATGAGAGCAAATGCGTGTTTTGCGGTCGTTGTTCCCAGGTATGTAATTTTAACGCCATCATTGTTGCCAGGCGAAAGGTCTTGGTATTTCCTGAACTGTGTCACGGCTGCGGCAGCTGCGCTTATTTCTGTAATAAAAAGGCTATTGTTGAAACACCAAAAGAAGTCGGCCGAATAGAAACAGGTATTTATAAAGGCAAATGGGTTTATACCGGTCGTTTAAATATAGGAGAGCCCATGTCTCCGC
This portion of the Candidatus Margulisiibacteriota bacterium genome encodes:
- a CDS encoding DUF134 domain-containing protein, translating into MSPFTRKPRYCRPFFGSEFFKPRGIPLSELEIISLELDELEAFHLCDYEELSQMEAAERMNISASTLQRLLYSGRKKIAEALYSSKALEIKTSDNITMKTEKKEMPIVANRKRKGQCWKNI
- a CDS encoding class I SAM-dependent methyltransferase, which produces MLEKHMITNFTQEEIENNHLQYVSRLSFYKEQGFDQIRARQNIIKQLNKDCLTVLEIGTGKGYLTKEIAKKYKTVVSIDLDPVDQRIAALNAAYENVSDRIEFIIDNGEKLKFPDNFFDVVISAFTFHHLVKPFTVIDEMMRLTGKQLIISDFNEKGFAIINKSHDLEGRKHDKGSNDFNIVGMYLENYGFKVKKVADLEQIIFIAERW
- a CDS encoding ferritin family protein encodes the protein MLSKIALDISKVKKEKLDLEILRAGLIAELDAINLYEQMADMTQDKSIKKILLDIAKEEKTHVGEFQALLLERDKEQVKELEAGKKEVKEELSKKD
- a CDS encoding DUF5320 domain-containing protein, producing the protein MPRRDGTGPMGQGPMTGRGMGACAPNTGSIRNFFGFGRGRGAGMGHSRGMGLGRMMPWNWETNKTKDTTER
- a CDS encoding NifB/NifX family molybdenum-iron cluster-binding protein codes for the protein MRIAITTDGDFVSAHFGQCPAFTIIDIEDNKVKNKQLVPNNAEHGGGGCIAVDEILKHKIQHVISGGMGMGAKQKFAAANVNVTGFTGTVDDAIKAFLTNSTSELSSCKEHGDCH
- a CDS encoding NifB/NifX family molybdenum-iron cluster-binding protein, which encodes MKIAITSTGNELNSDMDPRFGRAQYYIIYDIDHDEIMEIINNNDNMNASGGAGTSAAQIIAAKGAEAVISGNFGPNATKGLTGFGIKMFQSEVKKIDMVIADYKAKKLNIVSNATVAGHH
- a CDS encoding ATP-binding protein; this translates as MKIAVASGKGGTGKTLISTNIFNILSDAIYLDCDVEEPNGHIFLKTETIRKESVYIPVPEINESKCVFCGRCSQVCNFNAIIVARRKVLVFPELCHGCGSCAYFCNKKAIVETPKEVGRIETGIYKGKWVYTGRLNIGEPMSPPVIKKLKEKAAGIDTDIILDSPPGTSCPVIETISGADYVILVTEPTPFGLNDLKLAVNVVRKLKLPLGIVINKSDLGDSTVKKYCKKEKIKLLLEIPHDIWIAESYSRGELITDTEKFAGIFKKLFKDIRMETI